ACGGCCCTGCCGTCGTCGTCCTGGCGGGACAGCACGGTCTTGTCGACCGAGACGACCAGCGCCGTCCGGTTCCGCACCAACGGCCGCCCGCTGCTGTCGAGGATCATGCCCCGCACGGCGGGCACCACGATGTCCCGGATCCGGTTGTTGGCGGCGACCTCGCGATAGTGGTCGCCGTTCATCACCTGGAGGTTCCACAGGCGGCCCAGCAGGATCAGCAGCATCGAGAGCACCACGACGTGCAGGACCACCAGGCGGAAGTGCGTCTTGGGGTTCATCGTCACATCCGGGACAGCGCACGGTAGCGGGCCGCCGGCAGGTCGAACCGGTCACGGGAGCGGTCGCGTTCGAAGCGCCGCGTCACCCGCAGCACCGCCCACACCACGAACGGACTGGCGAGCACGTCGTACAGCACCTGCAGCGGCACGATCCGGCTGACGTTCTCCCAGCCCGCGCGGGGATCGCCGAGCATCATGCCCAGCCCCGCGTACAGCACGGTGCCGGCCAACGCCCCCGCCGCCACGGCCGCGAACGGCACCACCGACGAACGGTCCATCTCGTCGCTGGCCAGCCCGCAGACATAGCCGATCAGGCAGTACACCAGCGCGTACCGGCCGATGGTGTGGTCGGCGGGCGGGATGATGTCGGCGGCCAGCCCGGCGCCGAACCCGGACACCAGCCCGATCAGGGAGCCGCCGGTCAACGCCAGCGCCACGACGGTCAGCAGCACCAGGTCGGGTGTCACGGCGCCGGGCAGCGGCAGCCGGTTGGCCACCGACACCTGCAGCACCAGCGCCACCACGATCGCGACCGCCGCGGTCAGATTGCGCCCGGCCGGCGACACGTCGGCTGTACTCAGCACGTTCAGTCCCTCGCGTTCGGCGTCCGGTCGCGCCGCGGCGACCTGGACGATGTGGCCTTGGGCGACTTCGACGATCGCGGTCGTCGGGTCGCGGACGGGGTCAGCGTCGGGGCGGGCCCGGGCGCCAGCGCCGGTGTCGGCGACGGCTTCGGCTTGGGCGGCAGCACGGCGTCGCGCGGGTCGGACTTGGGCGGCGCGACGACGACGCCGACCACGTCGAGCGTGGTGAACCGCACGAACGGCCGGACGTAGGCGGTGCGGGTCAGCGAGCCGTGCGCCTGCTCGACGCGCTCGACCGTGCCGATCGGCACACCCGGCACGTACGGGCGCTCGCCCTGCGAGCCCAGCGTCACCAGCCGCTGGCCCGGCCGCATCGGGGCGTTGGCGTTGAGGAGCTGGAAGCGCAGCGGGGTCGCGCCCCGGTTGCCGAGGCCGCGGCGGCCCGCGCCCTGCACCACGCCGATCTCCTTGGAGTCCTCCAGCCGGGAACCGACCGTGGAGGCCGCGTCGGTGGCCAGCAGCACCGTCGCGGTGGCGGGACCGACCCGGGTCACCCGGCCGACCAGCCCGTCGGCGGTCATCACCGTCATGTCGGGGCGGACGCCGCTGCGGCTGCCCGCGTCGATGGTGACGGTGTCCTCCAGGCCCTGGCCGGCGGAGATCACCTGGGCCGGGACGACCTTGTAGCCGCCCAGTCCGGCCGAGCCCAGCAGCCGGTCCAGTTGCGCGGCCCGGTCGGCGTCCATCCGGCGGGCGCGCAACTGCTCGCGCAGCCGCTGGTTCTCCCGCTCCAGCCGGTCGGCGCGGCGTCGTTCGCCGGGCGCGTCGGTGATGGCGTCGAACACGTTGCCGACGGGCCGGACCACCGACGCCGACAGTTGCTCGATCGGGCCGAACACCGCCTCGCCGGCGCCGCGCAGCCCGCGCAGCGGCGAGTCCTCGCCGCCGCGGTAGTCGATGGTGATCAGCGCCAGCGCGATGGTCAGCAGAATGCTGAGCATCACGCGGGTGCGCCGGGTGTCTCTCACCCCCGACCTCCCCACTGTGTCGCGGTCGCCGTCGACCGTTCACGGCCGACGTGCGGCGACCTTGCGTACTCCGTTCCGTGCAGCGGGGGCGTTCGTCTAGTGCCTGGGTTCGGGGACGAGGACCTCGCGCAGCGCCTCGAAGTCCTCCACGCACTTGCCGGTGCCGAGCACCACCGAGTCCAGCGGGTTGTCGACGAGGTGGATCGGCATGCCGGTCTCCTCGCGCAGCCGCTCGTCGAGGTTCTTCAACAGGGCGCCGCCGCCGGTCAGCGCGATGCCTCGGTCCATGATGTCGCCGGACAGCTCCGGCGGGCACTTGTCGAGCGTGGTCTTGACCGCGTCGACGATGGCGTTGACGGGCTCCTCGATGGCGCGGCGGACCTCCTCGGCGGAGATCACCACGGTCTTGGGCAGCCCGCTGACCAGGTCGCGGCCGCGGATCTCGGCGTGCGGCTCGTCCTCGCCGGCCGGGTAGGCCGACCCGATGGCCATCTTGATCTCCTCGGCGGTGCGCTCCCCCAGCATCAGGGAGTACTCCTTCTTGGAGAACGAGATCACCGCCTGGTCCAGCTCGTCGCCGCCGACCCGCACCGACTGGCTGGTCACGATGCCGCCGAGGGAGATGATCGCCACCTCGGTGGTGCCGCCGCCGATGTCGACCACCATGTTGCCGGTGGGCTCGTACACCGGCAGGCCGGCGCCGATTGCGGCGGCCATCGGCTCCTCGATGATGTAGACGCGCCGGGCGCCCGCCTGGTAGCCGGCCTCCTTGACGGCGCGCTGCTCCACCCCGGTGATGCCGCTGGGCACCGCCACCACGATGCGCGGCTTGGCGAAGTGCCGCCGCTTGTGGACCTTCTGGATGAAGTAGCGCAGCATCCGCTCGGTCACGTCGAAGTCGGCGATCACGCCGTCCTTGAGCGGACGGACGGCCACGATGTTGCCGGGTGTGCGGCCGATCATGCGCTTGGCCTCGATGCCGACGGCGTGGATCTTGCCGGTGTTGGTGTTGATCGCCACCACGGAGGGCTCGTTGAGCACGATGCCGCGTCCTCGCACGTACACGAGCGTGTTCGCCGTACCCAGGTCGACCGCCATGTCCCGGCCGAGAAACGACAGCTTGTTACCCATGAAGAAAGGGAGCCCTCTCAATACTGGCGGACGTGCAGAGCGGCATACCCATGGTAACGCGCCGCATGCCGACGAGGCAGACGGGACACCCGCCGGTCCATACCGGAATAATCGCCGATGACCAGCAGAATTTCACGTCGACACGCGCTGTGCCCATGGTCGGGGCTCGAGCCGCGACCATGGGCACACGTGATCCGAGGGGCGGTCAGCCCAGG
The DNA window shown above is from Thermomonospora umbrina and carries:
- the mreD gene encoding rod shape-determining protein MreD, which gives rise to MLSTADVSPAGRNLTAAVAIVVALVLQVSVANRLPLPGAVTPDLVLLTVVALALTGGSLIGLVSGFGAGLAADIIPPADHTIGRYALVYCLIGYVCGLASDEMDRSSVVPFAAVAAGALAGTVLYAGLGMMLGDPRAGWENVSRIVPLQVLYDVLASPFVVWAVLRVTRRFERDRSRDRFDLPAARYRALSRM
- the mreC gene encoding rod shape-determining protein MreC, giving the protein MRDTRRTRVMLSILLTIALALITIDYRGGEDSPLRGLRGAGEAVFGPIEQLSASVVRPVGNVFDAITDAPGERRRADRLERENQRLREQLRARRMDADRAAQLDRLLGSAGLGGYKVVPAQVISAGQGLEDTVTIDAGSRSGVRPDMTVMTADGLVGRVTRVGPATATVLLATDAASTVGSRLEDSKEIGVVQGAGRRGLGNRGATPLRFQLLNANAPMRPGQRLVTLGSQGERPYVPGVPIGTVERVEQAHGSLTRTAYVRPFVRFTTLDVVGVVVAPPKSDPRDAVLPPKPKPSPTPALAPGPAPTLTPSATRRPRSSKSPKATSSRSPRRDRTPNARD
- a CDS encoding rod shape-determining protein, with amino-acid sequence MGNKLSFLGRDMAVDLGTANTLVYVRGRGIVLNEPSVVAINTNTGKIHAVGIEAKRMIGRTPGNIVAVRPLKDGVIADFDVTERMLRYFIQKVHKRRHFAKPRIVVAVPSGITGVEQRAVKEAGYQAGARRVYIIEEPMAAAIGAGLPVYEPTGNMVVDIGGGTTEVAIISLGGIVTSQSVRVGGDELDQAVISFSKKEYSLMLGERTAEEIKMAIGSAYPAGEDEPHAEIRGRDLVSGLPKTVVISAEEVRRAIEEPVNAIVDAVKTTLDKCPPELSGDIMDRGIALTGGGALLKNLDERLREETGMPIHLVDNPLDSVVLGTGKCVEDFEALREVLVPEPRH